The Nocardia sp. NBC_00508 nucleotide sequence GCCGACGCGGTGGACGAGGCCGGGCTGCGGGACCTGATCCCCGGCGTCTTGGCGGCCCTCGTCCACCGCGGGGCGGACTTCGCGACCGCCGAGGACGCCGTCCAGGACGCACTGGTCCGGGCCGTCGAGACGTGGCCGAGCCAGCGCCCCGCCGACCCCAAGGGCTGGCTGATCACCACGGCGTGGCGTCGCTTCGTCGATCTCGCCCGATCCGACACCGCGCGGCGCCGCCGCGAGCTTCGGGTCTCCGACGAGCCATCACCCGGACCGACCGCGTCGGTGGATGAAACGCTGCAGCTCTACTTTCTGTGCGCGCACCCGAGCCTCACGCCCGCGTCGGCCGTCGCTCTGACGCTGCGGGCCGTCGGCGGCCTCACCACCCGCCAGATCGCGCAGGCCTACCTCGTGCCCGAAGCGACGATGGCCCAGCGGATCAGCCGGGCCAAACGCACCGTGGGCGACGTCCGGCTGGATCGTCCCGGAAACCTGCGCACCGTGCTTCGGGTGCTGTATCTGGTATTCAACGAGGGGTACAGCGGCGATGTCGACCTCGCCGCGGAGGCGATCCGGCTGGCCCGGCAGCTCGCCGCGACTACCGGTGACGCGGAAGCCGCGGGCCTGCTGGCCCTGTTCCTGCTCCACCACGCGAGACGACAGGCCCGCACGCGCGCCGACGGCAGCCTCGTGCCGCTGTCCGATCAGGACCGCGGTCTGTGGCGGCGCGACCTGATCGCCGAGGGCGTGGCCGTGCTTCAGGCCGCGCTGGCCCGCGACCGGCTCGGGGAGTACCAGGCGCAGGCAGCGATCGCGGCCCTGCACGCCGACGCGCAGGCAGCCGACGAAACCGACTGGGTGCAGATCGTCGAGTGGTACGACGAGCTGGTCCGTCTCACCGACAGCCCGATTGTGCGGCTCAATCGGGCCGTCGCCGTCGGTGCGGCGGACGGGCCGCAGGCGGGGCTCGCCGAACTCGCCGAACTCGACCCGGCGCTCCCGCGATACACCGCTTCGGCCGCCTACCTCCACGAGCGGGCCGGCGACCTCGCCACCGCGGCGCAGCTCTACGTGGAGGCCGCCGCGCAGGCGCAAAACCTCGCCGAGCGCAACCACCTCACGCTCCAGGCGGCCACCCTCCGCCAACGCCTCTCGGGCGAAGGCGGCTGAGTGCCCCTCACGATCTCAACGCATTCCCCGCTTCGACGTGGCAGCCAGGCCGGGGAGACGGGTTCGGGGTTGGCAACTGCACCTGTGACGTGGAGTCGCC carries:
- a CDS encoding RNA polymerase sigma factor; its protein translation is MAADAVDEAGLRDLIPGVLAALVHRGADFATAEDAVQDALVRAVETWPSQRPADPKGWLITTAWRRFVDLARSDTARRRRELRVSDEPSPGPTASVDETLQLYFLCAHPSLTPASAVALTLRAVGGLTTRQIAQAYLVPEATMAQRISRAKRTVGDVRLDRPGNLRTVLRVLYLVFNEGYSGDVDLAAEAIRLARQLAATTGDAEAAGLLALFLLHHARRQARTRADGSLVPLSDQDRGLWRRDLIAEGVAVLQAALARDRLGEYQAQAAIAALHADAQAADETDWVQIVEWYDELVRLTDSPIVRLNRAVAVGAADGPQAGLAELAELDPALPRYTASAAYLHERAGDLATAAQLYVEAAAQAQNLAERNHLTLQAATLRQRLSGEGG